The DNA window TGATGCGCACGGTCATCGCGCCGTTGGCGATACCGACGACACCGCTGACCTCGGGGCGGTCCAGCAGCTGGGACTCGAACTCGGGGGTCTGGGAGAAGTCCGCGATGCTCTCCTCGATGACCTCCCGGGCGCGGGAGAGGTCCACCGAGTAGGCCAGCGGCAGTTCCACCACCGCGTTGGCCCAGTCCTGGTTCATGTTGCACACCCGCATGATCTGGCCGTTGCGGATGTGCCACAGGCCGCCGTCGAGGTCGCGGATCTTGGTGATGCGCATGCCCACCTCCTCGACGGTGCCGACGGCGTCGCCCACGTCGATGACGTCGCCCACGCCGTACTGGTCCTCCACCATCATGAACATGCCGGACAGGAAGTCCTGCACCAGCCCCTGGGCGCCGAAGCCCACGGCGAGACCGAGAACGCCGGCGCTGGCCAGGATCGGGCCGAGGTTGATCCCGACCTCTCCCAGTACCATGACGAACGCGATGCCGTAGATCACGAAGGAGGCCAGGCTCCGCAGCACCGAGCTGAGCGTCTCCGCGCGGGCCTCCTGGCGCGGGTCGGCGGCTTTCTCCGGGTGGCTTATGACGTTGCGGGCGGCCTTCGTGTTGCTGAGGCGCTGCCGCGAGCTCACCATCCGTCTCACCAGTTGGGTGATGAGTCGCCCCGCCACCGCACGCGCCACCACGGCGAGGATGACGATCACGATGATGCTGGTGGCGCCGCCGAGCATGGCGCCGCTGTTGTCGGTGATCCAGTCGACGACCGGCCCCGCCTGCTCGACCGCTGCCGCCTTCTCCAGTACTAACGGCAGTGGAATGCTGACTGTCGGCACGAGTGATTCCCTTCCTCGGTTCGGAACGCGCCCCCTGTCTCGCCGCGCGCCGTGGCCGGCCCTCCATGGGCGTAACGCCGACTCTCACCCACGCGCCCGGTCGCGCTCCGTCGCGCCATGGTGCCATACGCAACGACCCGCCCGACCAGGAATGATCTATCCGACCGGCCGGGATGTGACACGGTGTTTCCCCCATGTCCGGATGATTCCGCTCACACGGGTCCGCCCCGGCAGAGGGCCGGAGGAGGGGTGCCCAGGGCGGTCGGCGGGAGGTCACGCCCGTTGCGCCGCCTCCTCGTAGGCGGGCAGGACCTCGTCGGTGGGCCCGTCCAGCACCACCTGGCCGTGGTCGAGCCACACCACCCGGTCGCAGGTCTCCCGGATGGCGGAACTGCTGTGGCTGACCAGGAAGACCGTGCTGGCGTCGGCGCGCAGTTCCCGGATGCGTTCCTGGGACTTCTGCCGGAAGGAACGGTCCCCGGTCGCCAGCGCCTCGTCGATCATCAGCACGTCGTGGTTCGCGCAGGAGGCGATGGCGAACCGCAGGCGGGCCGCCATCCCCGAGGAGTAGGTGCGCATCGGCAGCGAGGTGAAGTCCCCCGTCTCGTTGATGCCGGAGAAGGCGACGATGTCGTCGTAGTACTCGCGGACCCGTTCGCGCGGCATCCCCATGGCCAGGCAGCCGAGCACGATGTTGCGCTCCCCGCTCAGGTCCGGCATCAGAGCGGCGTTCACCCCCAGCAGGGAGGGTTGGCCCTCGGTGTAGACCCGGCCGCTGTCGGGCGGGAGCAGCCCGGCCACGGCCCGCAGCAGTGTGGACTTGCCCGAGCCGTTCGACCCGACCAGGCCGAGGGCTTCCCCCCGGTAGGCGGTGAGGCTGACCCCGCGCACCGCGTGCACGTGGGAGGAGCGTTCGGCGGACGGCCGCCGCAGCATCCGGGACAACGCCGCCGCGGCACCCCCGCCGCTGGGCCCCGTGGGGCGGGTGCGGTAGCGGACGTGCACCTCGTCCAGGACGACCGTGGGCGAGCTCTCCCCGTCCTGCCGGGGGGCGCCCGCCGGCAGGACGGCGTCGTGTTCAGGCGTGGCCATAGTCCTTCTCCGCTCTCCAGAAGTACACGAACCCGCCCACCGCGGCGACCAGTGCCCAGACCAGGGCGGTGACCCACGCGTGGGGCGGCAGGTCCGCGGCGGTGAAACTGTCGATCGCGGCGAACCGCACCAGGTCGATGTAGACCGCCGTGGGGTTCACGTCGAGCAGGGCGTGCACCGGTGCCGGCGCTCCCGCCGCCATGACGTCGATGCTGTACATCACCCCGGAGGCGTACATCCAGGTGCGCAGGACGAACGGCATCAGCTGCGCCAGGTCGGCTATCGCGCTGCCGAGCCGGGCGAACGCCAGCGCGAGCCCGGCGTTGAACAGCGACTGGAGCAGCAGCGCGGGCGCCGCCAGCAGCCACGACCACTGCGGAACCTGCCCGGTCGCCAGCAGGACCACCGTCAGCACGATCAGCGACATCAGCATCTGCCGCAGCTGGGTCAGGGTCACCGCCAGCGGCAGGGCCGCCCGGGGGAAGTGCAACGCGCGGATGAGGTCGAGGTTCCCGGAGACCGCGCGCACGCCGCGCAACACTGAGGACTGGGTGAACGTGAACACGAAGACGCCGGTGACGAGGAACGGGATGAAGTCCTCGACGCCGCGGTCGGTGCCGAGCAGCAACCCGAAGATGAGGTAGTAGACAGCGGCGTTCAGCAGGGGGGTCAGCACGTGCCAGAACTGGCCCAGCCGCGCCCCGGCGTACTTGGTGGTGGCGTGCGCGTGGGCGAACTCCCGGATGAAGTCCCGGTAGTGCCAGAGCCGCCGGACGTACTCCCCGATGCCGGGACGGGCACCGGTGTCGCTGAGGTTGTGGCGCGCCGCCAGTTCCGCCGCGGAAGGTTCCGCGCGGGCGTCGGGGCCGCTCGTTGTCGTCTGTGTGCTCACCGCGTTTGCCTTCCGTCCCGCGATCACGACAGAACGATACCGTTTCGTCGAAACGAAAGCGTATTCCGTTCGAGGACGGTACGCAACCGTTTCGTCGCTGCGCTATGCTGACCGCATGACAGACCCGGACCCCTCCAGCTCACGCCGTGCCCCCGCCGGGGCGGCCGTGCTGCAGGAAGGGGTCACGAACGCCATCCGGGGGGCGGTGTTCGCCGAGCTCGCCGCCGTCGGCTACGGGCGCATGTCGATCGAGGCCGTCGCCAAACGGGCCGGGGTCGGCAAGACCGCCATCTACCGGCGGTGGGACTCGAAGCTGCGCATGGTCATCGACGTGGTCTCCGCGGTGACCGTGCACGCCATGCCCGTGCCGGACACGGGGACACTGCGCGGCGACGTCCGGGCCCTCCTCGACACGGCGGCCCAGGCGCTGCGCCACCCGCTGGCCTCCCAGATCGTCCCCGACCTCCTCGCCGAGGCCGCCCGCAACCCCGACATCGCCCGGACCCTGGAAGCCGCGATCCGCGACACCCAGCACGACATCAGCAGCGTCCTCGTCTCCAACGCGGCCCAGCGCGGCGAGGTACCCGCCGGCACGGACCCCGAACTCGCCCTCGACCTGGTGCTGGGACCGCTGTACTGGCGGCTCGCGGTGACCCGCACCCCCGTTCCGGAGGACTACCTCGACCGGCTGGCGGCCTCGGCCGCCGCCGCCATCGCCGCCTCCGGCGCGGGAAGCTGACGCCGGAAAACCGCTCCGGGCCCGCCCGCGCGCCGTTCACCGCCCGCGGTCACTCCTGGGCGGGGTCCTCGCCGGAGGACTCCAGCATCCGCACCAGTTCCGCGCGTGCCGCGTCCACATGCTCCTCCGCTGCCGCGGCCAACCGCCCGGTATCCCGCTCGCGCAGCAGGGTGACCAGCTGCCGGTGCTCGTCCACGAGGATCCGGCGGTACTGCCGGCCGCCCAGCCGGATGCGGACGAGCTGGAACAGCCGCACCTGCGAGCGCAGCGCCTGCCAGCTGGAGCGGAGCCTGCCGTTGCCGGCGACGTCGTAGATCGCGTCGTGGAACCCGATGTCCCGGGCGAGCAGCACGTGGCCCGGCTCCCCGGCCTCCAGCCCCTCGGCCATGGCGTCCACCCGGCTGTCCAGGTCCGCCAGGTCCTCCTCCGTGCGGGTGCCGGCCGCCGTCACCGCGGCGAGGCGGTCCAGCGCGGCCCGCACCGCGTACAGTTCGTTGGCCTCGGTGACGGTGGGCTCGATGACCCGGGTCCGGCGGTGCCAGCCGCTGTGGACCAGTCCCTCGCCCTCCAGGATCGCCAACCCGCCGCGCACGGAACCGCGACTCACGTCCAGGTCGGCCGCGAGGTCGACCTCGCACAGGGCCTCGCCGGGCGCGAACGACCCGTCGAAGACGGCCTCCCGGATGCGGTCGGCGGCCTCGTGGTTCAGCCCGCGCCGACCGGCCCTGCGTACCGCTGCCCCACCCGAAGAACTCATGTCCAAATGTTGACATTTAGACATAACCGGGTCAATGTGAGACGCGCATCCGGCCACAGGATTGGAGTATCCCGCTGTGACAACGCATCCGCCCCGGTTCCACCTCGCCGTCCCCGTGGACGACCTCGACCGCGCCCGCGCGTTCTACGGAGACACGCTGGGACTGGCCGAAGGCCGCTCCGCCGAGACCTGGGTGGACTGGAACTTCCACGGACACCAGCTCGTCACCCACCTCGCCCCGGACTTCCCCCGGCAGCCCGCGGGGAACCCGGTCGACGGCCACGACGTCCCCGTCCCCCACTTCGGCCTGCTGCTGACCCCGGAGGGTTTCCACGAACTCGCCGACCGGCTGCGCGCGGCCGGCACGAACTTCGTGATCGAGCCCTACCTCCGCTTCGCCGGCGAGCCGGGCGAGCAGTGGACCATGTTCCTGCACGACCCCGCCGGGAACGCGTTGGAGTTCAAGGCGTTCGGCGACGACTCCCAGGTGTTCGCCCGATGAGCCGCGGCGTACTCGTCACCGGAGCGGCCAGAGGTATCGGCAGGGCCGTGGCCAACGCGTTCGCCCAGCGGGGCGACCGGGTCGCCGTGCACTACGGGACGCGCGCCGCCGACGCGGCGGCCACCCTGGAGGGACTCGAGGGGGACGGGCACGCTCTGGTGTCCGGCGACCTGTCCCACCCGGAGGAGGCCCGGCGGGTGGTGGAGGAGGCGTCCGCGGCACTCGGCGGGGTGGACGTCCTCGTGAACAACGCGGCCGCCAACCCGCCCCACCCCCTGCCCGATACCTCCTACGAGCAGTGGCAACGGGAGTGGCAGCACGTCATCGGGGTGAACCTGTTCGGCGCGGCGAACGTGAGCTACTGCGCGGCCCACGACATGATCGCGCGAGGGTCGGCGGGGCGCATCGTCAACGTCGGCTCCCGGGGAGCGTTCCGCGGGGAGCCGGACCATCCCGCCTACGGCGCCAGCAAGGCCGCACTGCACTCGCTGGGGCAGTCCCTGGCCGTCTCGCTGGCTCCGTACGGCATCGCGGTGGCCTCGGTCGCGCCGGGGTTCACCGCCACCGAGAGCGTCGCCCACCGGCTCGAGGGCGCGGCGCGGGCGGAGGTCGAGGCCCAGAGCCCGTTCGGGCGGGTCGCCGGCCCCGACGAGGTGGCTTCGGCGGTGCTCTACCTCGCCTCGCCCGAGGCGACGTGGAGCTCCGGGGCGATCCTGGACGTCAACGGCGCCTCCCACTTGCGGTGAGCACCGGTCTCCCCGCCGCTGTCCCGGCACGGCACTGGCGGGGAGACCGGCGTCCGGCCTAGTGTGGACGCCGGTACGTGCCCGCCCGCGCCGTCCATACGCGGGCTTCCGACGAAGGAGCACGCATTGGCGCTTCTCGCCCGCACCCTCGGTGCCGCCACGGCGGCGTTCGGCGCCGCCACCGCGCTCCGCCCCGAGCTGGTCACCGTCCCCGCCGGCCTGACCGACCGGGACGGTGCCACCGACCGGCGCACCCGGGTCCTGGTCTCCCTGATCGGTTTCCGCGACGTCGCGGTGGGCACCGCCATGGTTGCCGCCCCGCGCGGGCCGGCGCTGCGATGGCTGGTCGCCGTCCGGGCGGTATCCGACGCCGGGGACGCGGTCCTGCTCGGCAGCCGTCTGCCCCACCCGGCGGCCCGCGCCGTCTCCGTGGCGGCCGCCGGCGGCTGGGCCGCGCTCTGCGCCTACAGCGCCCGCGGCGCCCGCGAACCGAACCCCCGGTAGGGGACTCCGGATCAGGGTTTGCGGGCGACCCCGCACCGGTCGGCCACGTCGCGCGGGGTTCCCACCTCGGTGGGATCGGGCCGCCAGAACGGGGTGGGTACCGCGCCCGGTTCCACCAGCTCCAGCCCGGCGAAGAACCGGTCGATCCCCTCGGGGGTGCGCAGGTGGTAGGGCACGGAGCCGCTCTCGTTGTACTCCTCCTGCGCGGCGATGTTCGCCTCGTCGGTGGTGGTCCCGTCGCTGAGCACGAGGTAGCTGCCGCTCGGCAGGGCGGAGACGAGGCGGTCCAGGACCGTGGCCGCCTCGCTGTCGGTGAGGTGGCCCAGGATGCCCACCAGGACCAGCGCCACCGGGCGGGTGAGGTCGAGAGTGGCCGCGGCGGCGTCGAGGATCGCGCGGGGGTCGCGGATGTCGGCGTGGACGTAGTCGGTGGCACCCTCCTCACTGCCCACCAGCAGGGCCTGGGCGTGGGTGAGGATCAGCGGGTCGTTGTCCACGTAGACGACGCGGGCGCTGGGATCGGCCGCCTGGGCGACCTGGTGGGTGCTGTTCTGGGTCGGCAGGCCGGTGCCCACGTCGAGGAACTGGGAGACTCCCGCCTCCCGCACCAGGTGTGTGACGGCGCGCGTGATGAAGGCGCGGCTGGAGCGCGCGATGTCCACGATGTCGGGGAACGTCTCCCGGAACTGTTCCCCGGCGTCGCGGTCGACCTGGTAGTTGTCCTTGCCGCCGAGCCAGTAGTTCCAGATCCTGGCCGAGTGCGGCACCGTGGTGTCGATGGCGGAGGCCGCTTCCTCGGCTCCGGCGGGGGTGTGGTCCGGCATGGCTCTCCTCGTCTCGGGAATGACGGACAATCCACCCCACAACCTCGGTCCCGGTTCCGCAACCGGCCAGCGCAGACCCCGGTCCGGCTCCTCCGGATGATCGTCGGGAGGGGCCCAGCAGGTCCCAGCCGTGCTCCTCCCACCCGGGGACGAGACACTCGCGCGGCGTTCCAGGGCCTCACACGGGTTCGAGCGGGCGCCGCTCCCCCGCCGGCAGCTCCACGCCCACCGTGTCGCCGGGGCGCACGTCCCCGCCGGTGACGACGACGCCCATGATCCCGGCCTTGCGGACGACGTTGCCGTCCGCGTCGCGTCCCAGCACCGCGCGCATGAGGCCGGGTTGGAACCGGTCGAGCTGCGAGCAGGGATTGCGCAGGCCGGTCACCTCCACGACAGCCGCGCCGCCCAGACACAGCCGGGTGCCGGCGGGCAGCCCGAGCAGGTCCAGGCCCCGGGTGGTGACGTTCTCCCCCATGTCGCCCGCCGCGACGGCGAAACCGGCGGCGCGCAGCTCGTCGTGGAGCTCGGCGTGGATCAGGTGCACCTGCCGCAGGTTGGGCTGGTCGGGGTCGCGCGCCACCCGCGAGCGGTGCTGGACGGTCTGACCGGCGTGCGTGTCGCCCACCGCGCCCACACCGGCGGTGAGGCGGATACCGTCCCGGTTCTCCTTGCTGAAGACGTGCTCCGCGCTCAGACTCACCGCGGCCACGATCGCGCTCATGCTGCCCTCCGTATCCGTCGGCCCGCTCCCGGAAGGGGCCGCTACGCCGGGATCAGCCCAACACGGGACACGAGCGGGCGGGAAGCCCCCGAACGGGCGGGCGTTCGTCACTCCTCGGAGGTGGCGGCCTCCAGCCCACCGGCGCGGGAGGGTTCGTCCTGACCCGACGTGGCGTGCTGGCGCGCCAGGTCCGCCTCCTCCGCCTCGGGCAGCACCACTCCGCGCACCGTGCGCAGTCCGGTGAGCAGCTGTTCCAGGCACTGTCCGGAGAGCTGGCCGGTGAACCAGTGCTCGATGGCGGCGAGCACCTCCGGCATCAGCGCGGCGAGTTTGTCGCTGCCGCCGTCGAGGAGCCGCACGTAGTGCACGCGCCGGTCGCTCGGGTGGGGCTCCCGCGCGACCAGGCCGCGGCGTTCCAGCCGGTCGACGACCCGGGTCATACCGCTCGTCGAGGAGGCGGTCTGCCGGGCGAGGTCGGACATACGCAGCGAGGACTCGGGGCTGCGGGCGATGCGCATCAGCACGTCGAAGTCGTGGCCGGAGATGCCGTGCGCGTCGAGGACCGGGGTCAGCCGCGCGGTCACACCGGCCTGGACGTCGACGAGGAGCTCCATCGCGGTGACGCGCGGATCGTTGCACTGGCTGGTGGGACACGGGTCGTCGCACGCGGTGCTCGGGCATGGGGTGTCGCTCATCCGTCCAGAATAGCCCGCGTTTCTTCCTCGTTACACCAAATTCGTAGACAATAGTTGCAGTGCGTACTATTGTTCTGCGTACTGATGATCGGGAAGCAACAGGAGGACGGCATGAGAGCGCAACAGGAAGAAGCGGCGACGGCCGCGGCGAGCTCCCAGGAGACCTCCCGGCAGGGACGCGCCGCGAACATCGCCCTGTGGGTCGTACAGGGGCTGCTGGCCGCGGGGTTCGCCTTCGCGGGCGGGTCCAAGCTCGCCGGTGTACCGGCGATGGTGGAGACGTTCGACACGATCGGGCTGGGACAGTGGCTGCGGTACCTCACCGGCGCGCTGGAGGTCGCGGGCGCCGTGGGGCTGCTCATCCCCCTGCTGAGCGGGCTGGCCGCCCTCGGGCTGGCGGCCGTGATGGTGGGCGCCGCCATCGCCGACGTGGCCCTGCTGGGCCAGCCCCCGTTCGCCGCCTTGGCCCTGCTGGTACTCAGTGCCGTGGCCGCGTGGGGTCGGCGGGACCGCACCGCGAGCCTGGCCGCCCGGCTGCGCGGAGAACGCGGGTAGCCCGCTCCCGCGGGCGAGTGCGGGTGCGGCACCAGGAGGAACCGCGTTCCGACACCACCGGGAACGCGGCGCTCGCACCGAACACGGACCTGCGGCACGCCCGGCGGAAGGACCGCGCCGGGCGTGCCGCGGTCTCAGTCGGCGGTCTTGGCGTAGTCAGAGTCCTCGCCCCTGAACTCGTACACCACGCAGGGTTCCGTGCTGGTCACCCAGGCGTCGTGGCCCGGACCGATAACCACGACATCACCGGCGGTGATGTCCAACTCGGCGCCGTCATCCATCCGGATATGCAGCGCACCCGCTTCCACGAACAGCCTGTGCGGGAAGCGGCAGCTCTCCGTTCCGGCCAACGGCCGCACCGACTCGGACCACCTCCAGCCCGGCTGGAACACGGCCCGGGCGAACTCCATGTCGGCGACCGTGACGAGTTCCAGCCTGCCCCGGTCGAACTCGCGGACCTCGTCCGGAACGGCCATGGACTTCTTACTGAGGTCAGTGGCTGTGAGCATGGCAGCCTCCCCGTTTCTCGAACCGACTCTCCTCGCGGAACGTCTCTTCCGCAGGGCCGGAGAGGGGGGCGGCGCGCAACCGCGCCCAGTCTCACGGGGTTGACATTCTCCCGCCAGCGTAAACCCGCGGTGCGCTTCATCACAGGGGTAGGCCCGGTCGGGAACCAGGGCCCGTGGAACACCGCTCCCCGCCAGTCGGCCCGCGTCCCGGAACTCTTCTCAGCGCCGGGTTCCGCCTGACGGGCGCCGGTTCCGCCGCGCGGCGTGCCCACCGAACAGAACCTAGGATCGGAAGGGACACAGGCCGAGCGAGGAGTCCCGTTCCAGATGAGCAGTTCCGGTTCCGCCCGTCGCCCCACCATCGGGGACGTCGCCACGGCCGCCGGCGTCTCCCGGACCACCGTCTCCCACGCGTTGAACGGCCTGGGCAAGGTGGACCCCAACACCCGGGACCGGGTGAAACGGGTGGCCTCCGAACTGGGTTACCGGCCCAACCTGCGGGCGCAGCGGCTGCGCACCGGGCAGGCGCGGACCATCGCGCTCGCGTCCTCCATGCCGCTCGCGGTCGCCGGCGGCCCCTCCCGGCTCGGTTTCTACATGGAGGTGGCGGCGGCGGCCGCGGAGTACGCCCTCACCCAGGACTACTCGCTGGTGCTGGTGCCGCCGTCCCGCTCCGCCTCCGACGTGGGGTCCGTCGACGTCGACGGGGCCATCCTCGTCGAACCGGAGCAGGACGACCCGGTGGCGGCGCAGCTCCACGAGCGGGGGCTGCCCTTCGTCACCATCGGCCGCCAGATCGGTGCACCCCCCGGCATCCCCTACGTCGACCTGCACGGCGGCGCCGTCGCCGAGCTGCTGTTGGCGCACCTGCGCGAGCAGGGCGCCCGCCACCCGGCCCTCATCACCGGTTCGGGCACGCGCCACTCCTACGTGGACAGCCGCTCCCGCGCCACCGACGGCGGCCACGCCGAGACGCTCACCACCGCCGCGGAATCCGGCGGAGAGCAGGCGGGCTACGAGGCGTGCTCACAGCTGTTGGACCGGCACCCCGAGACCGACGCCGTCTGCGTCCTGGTGGACGCGTTCGCCGTGGGGGCGATGCGCGCCCTCGCCGACCGCGGGTTGCGGGTGCCGTCCGACGTCATGGTCGCCACCCGCTACAACGGGATCCGCGCGCAGACCTGCGACCCCCCGCTCACCGCGGTGGACCTGCACCTGGACGTCGCCGCCGCCGAGGCCGTGGAACTGCTGCTGGCGCGGCTGCGCGGCGAGGACGACGCGGCGGCGGCCGAGACCCCACCGCCGCGCCTCGTCCCCCGGGCGTCCTCACTGCGCCTCACATCCCCAGCATGAGCACCACCCCCGACACCAGGGCGAAACCGAGCACGAACACCCGCATCCGGGAGGCGTCGATGAACCGGTGGGCGAACCGGCTCACCACCACACCGGCCACCACCGCGGGAAGGATCAGCAGCGTCGGCCGCAGGAGCTCCGTTCCTCCCTGCCCCGTGCTGAGCAGCATCGCCAGCGA is part of the Haloactinospora alba genome and encodes:
- a CDS encoding mechanosensitive ion channel family protein, whose translation is MPTVSIPLPLVLEKAAAVEQAGPVVDWITDNSGAMLGGATSIIVIVILAVVARAVAGRLITQLVRRMVSSRQRLSNTKAARNVISHPEKAADPRQEARAETLSSVLRSLASFVIYGIAFVMVLGEVGINLGPILASAGVLGLAVGFGAQGLVQDFLSGMFMMVEDQYGVGDVIDVGDAVGTVEEVGMRITKIRDLDGGLWHIRNGQIMRVCNMNQDWANAVVELPLAYSVDLSRAREVIEESIADFSQTPEFESQLLDRPEVSGVVGIANGAMTVRIIARTRPGEQWALGRSLREHLKRSLDRNDIEVAFPMPSFSPS
- a CDS encoding ABC transporter ATP-binding protein, with translation MATPEHDAVLPAGAPRQDGESSPTVVLDEVHVRYRTRPTGPSGGGAAAALSRMLRRPSAERSSHVHAVRGVSLTAYRGEALGLVGSNGSGKSTLLRAVAGLLPPDSGRVYTEGQPSLLGVNAALMPDLSGERNIVLGCLAMGMPRERVREYYDDIVAFSGINETGDFTSLPMRTYSSGMAARLRFAIASCANHDVLMIDEALATGDRSFRQKSQERIRELRADASTVFLVSHSSSAIRETCDRVVWLDHGQVVLDGPTDEVLPAYEEAAQRA
- a CDS encoding ABC transporter permease; protein product: MSTQTTTSGPDARAEPSAAELAARHNLSDTGARPGIGEYVRRLWHYRDFIREFAHAHATTKYAGARLGQFWHVLTPLLNAAVYYLIFGLLLGTDRGVEDFIPFLVTGVFVFTFTQSSVLRGVRAVSGNLDLIRALHFPRAALPLAVTLTQLRQMLMSLIVLTVVLLATGQVPQWSWLLAAPALLLQSLFNAGLALAFARLGSAIADLAQLMPFVLRTWMYASGVMYSIDVMAAGAPAPVHALLDVNPTAVYIDLVRFAAIDSFTAADLPPHAWVTALVWALVAAVGGFVYFWRAEKDYGHA
- a CDS encoding TetR/AcrR family transcriptional regulator, with protein sequence MTDPDPSSSRRAPAGAAVLQEGVTNAIRGAVFAELAAVGYGRMSIEAVAKRAGVGKTAIYRRWDSKLRMVIDVVSAVTVHAMPVPDTGTLRGDVRALLDTAAQALRHPLASQIVPDLLAEAARNPDIARTLEAAIRDTQHDISSVLVSNAAQRGEVPAGTDPELALDLVLGPLYWRLAVTRTPVPEDYLDRLAASAAAAIAASGAGS
- a CDS encoding GntR family transcriptional regulator, with the protein product MSSSGGAAVRRAGRRGLNHEAADRIREAVFDGSFAPGEALCEVDLAADLDVSRGSVRGGLAILEGEGLVHSGWHRRTRVIEPTVTEANELYAVRAALDRLAAVTAAGTRTEEDLADLDSRVDAMAEGLEAGEPGHVLLARDIGFHDAIYDVAGNGRLRSSWQALRSQVRLFQLVRIRLGGRQYRRILVDEHRQLVTLLRERDTGRLAAAAEEHVDAARAELVRMLESSGEDPAQE
- a CDS encoding VOC family protein; amino-acid sequence: MTTHPPRFHLAVPVDDLDRARAFYGDTLGLAEGRSAETWVDWNFHGHQLVTHLAPDFPRQPAGNPVDGHDVPVPHFGLLLTPEGFHELADRLRAAGTNFVIEPYLRFAGEPGEQWTMFLHDPAGNALEFKAFGDDSQVFAR
- a CDS encoding SDR family NAD(P)-dependent oxidoreductase; amino-acid sequence: MSRGVLVTGAARGIGRAVANAFAQRGDRVAVHYGTRAADAAATLEGLEGDGHALVSGDLSHPEEARRVVEEASAALGGVDVLVNNAAANPPHPLPDTSYEQWQREWQHVIGVNLFGAANVSYCAAHDMIARGSAGRIVNVGSRGAFRGEPDHPAYGASKAALHSLGQSLAVSLAPYGIAVASVAPGFTATESVAHRLEGAARAEVEAQSPFGRVAGPDEVASAVLYLASPEATWSSGAILDVNGASHLR
- a CDS encoding SAM-dependent methyltransferase, translated to MPDHTPAGAEEAASAIDTTVPHSARIWNYWLGGKDNYQVDRDAGEQFRETFPDIVDIARSSRAFITRAVTHLVREAGVSQFLDVGTGLPTQNSTHQVAQAADPSARVVYVDNDPLILTHAQALLVGSEEGATDYVHADIRDPRAILDAAAATLDLTRPVALVLVGILGHLTDSEAATVLDRLVSALPSGSYLVLSDGTTTDEANIAAQEEYNESGSVPYHLRTPEGIDRFFAGLELVEPGAVPTPFWRPDPTEVGTPRDVADRCGVARKP
- a CDS encoding MOSC domain-containing protein encodes the protein MSAIVAAVSLSAEHVFSKENRDGIRLTAGVGAVGDTHAGQTVQHRSRVARDPDQPNLRQVHLIHAELHDELRAAGFAVAAGDMGENVTTRGLDLLGLPAGTRLCLGGAAVVEVTGLRNPCSQLDRFQPGLMRAVLGRDADGNVVRKAGIMGVVVTGGDVRPGDTVGVELPAGERRPLEPV
- a CDS encoding MarR family winged helix-turn-helix transcriptional regulator gives rise to the protein MSDTPCPSTACDDPCPTSQCNDPRVTAMELLVDVQAGVTARLTPVLDAHGISGHDFDVLMRIARSPESSLRMSDLARQTASSTSGMTRVVDRLERRGLVAREPHPSDRRVHYVRLLDGGSDKLAALMPEVLAAIEHWFTGQLSGQCLEQLLTGLRTVRGVVLPEAEEADLARQHATSGQDEPSRAGGLEAATSEE
- a CDS encoding DoxX family protein → MRAQQEEAATAAASSQETSRQGRAANIALWVVQGLLAAGFAFAGGSKLAGVPAMVETFDTIGLGQWLRYLTGALEVAGAVGLLIPLLSGLAALGLAAVMVGAAIADVALLGQPPFAALALLVLSAVAAWGRRDRTASLAARLRGERG
- a CDS encoding cupin domain-containing protein; translated protein: MLTATDLSKKSMAVPDEVREFDRGRLELVTVADMEFARAVFQPGWRWSESVRPLAGTESCRFPHRLFVEAGALHIRMDDGAELDITAGDVVVIGPGHDAWVTSTEPCVVYEFRGEDSDYAKTAD
- a CDS encoding LacI family DNA-binding transcriptional regulator; this encodes MSSSGSARRPTIGDVATAAGVSRTTVSHALNGLGKVDPNTRDRVKRVASELGYRPNLRAQRLRTGQARTIALASSMPLAVAGGPSRLGFYMEVAAAAAEYALTQDYSLVLVPPSRSASDVGSVDVDGAILVEPEQDDPVAAQLHERGLPFVTIGRQIGAPPGIPYVDLHGGAVAELLLAHLREQGARHPALITGSGTRHSYVDSRSRATDGGHAETLTTAAESGGEQAGYEACSQLLDRHPETDAVCVLVDAFAVGAMRALADRGLRVPSDVMVATRYNGIRAQTCDPPLTAVDLHLDVAAAEAVELLLARLRGEDDAAAAETPPPRLVPRASSLRLTSPA